GTGTAGTGTAAGTGTAACTAGTGTCCTCCATGTTTCTAGCCCCCAAGTGTGCTGAGGGCGGCCCGGATGAAACAAGACATTTGATGATTATTGCTGAACCTCTGGGCGTAGTGTGTGTGGGGGTGCCTTGCATGTGCTGTGCTCGTAACTTGAGTCAAAAGAACTTTACTTGGCCATGGAGCAGTGGGTACAGCCCAGTTTTGTTTGTTGTTATTGTGGTTATCGTAGGAAAGCGCATCGAACGAATTCATGACGCCCGTCTAAATCCCATCATGAGGACGCTCATCAGTATCAAaatgctgctgttgctgctgctgctgctgctcaacggGGGCCCGTTCCATCCCAACGTCTCTGCGTCTGCAGAAACaaacagccagccagccagccatgaaAGTAGTATAgctggccccccccccaccaaACAAaacatacttcgtacgcacACACTCCGCCACTTTATTGCCGCCAGACCAGGATCCAGTCCAATCCGCCGCCCCACCGCCAAACCCGCGCCGGTTGCCCTGGCGACGGAGCCCGCTTTTTctccctcaccaccaccacaaccaccacaaccaccaccagaccgAAACCCAGTCAGTTAGTCAGTCAcatcgacctcgtccagctccagctcgctGCCCTTTATTTGCTTGGCTCGCAACCATAACAACAACGATAACGGGGCGACGGGCCACGCCACAGCGCGtgcgcgggggggggggcggcgaaCGTTGCCTGTCCGTTGCGCGTCGGCGTTACTTCGTAcccttcctctctctctcttttctcgCGTAggtgtggctgctgctaGTGAATCGAATCGGATCGGCCCATTGGGTGGTGTGGTGCGGGCGCTTCTATCCGCACGTTGGTCACAGGGAAGGGGTGGGAGGAGTCTCGGTAGAGAGAAGAGGGTGCTTGGGCAACCCTTCTTGTGCTTTCTTGGTCCGCAGGGTCCTTCCAGTCTAGACTGTCTCCGTTGCGGTGTTCAATACACTCAGTAGtagagagagaagagagagtgggacacacacacaataTCATTGTCCTcgtcagcaccaccagcaccaccacctcctccacctcctcctccattcACCGAGTGCGCGGCCCTCCCTTTGCAATTGTCGTGTTTGCCTCTTCCCTCGGTGCCTGCCTATTTCGCTTCGTTGCACATATCCTCTTTACCTTCGTCTCGTTGAGCGCATTGGAGGACCCTTCCTTGCCTCGGCCAGTAGCGACAACACGGCACGTAACATAGCACACGAGACGGGCAGAGTACCGTTTCCATTCCACCTTAGCCCGGGCGCAGCGACCGAGCACCGGCCGTTTAAGCCCTTGTTCGTTGCGCAACAAGACGTCCCGTTCGTCTTGGACCAGCTGCGTTACATAACTGCGCCGGCCGATTCACTGCGCGACTCATCCATttgacaacaacaacaacattGGCACCCCGTCAGCGCCCCGCGCAGCGCGATAGACAAGAGACCCTCACACGGCGCGATATCTACGACACGGCGAGGCTCTGGCGCGATGATGTGATGTGAGGAAGAAGCGAGACCGAGACTACGGCGCACGCGGCCGAACTCCCACGACATCCTTTCGATTCGATTCCAGTTTTCTATACAAGGTTGCCTATACATATCGAGGAAGAAACAAACCAGAAACACACATCACgtcggcctcatcatcaaggaTGGTCGTCACCAGATCcagatggaggcggcggcggcggcccgcctcccgctccGTCTCACctctccaccacctcctccttcttgccgcATTccagtcctcctcctcctcccccgccatcgtctccgccgccgcagaacAAGCGCACGCCTTCCCCTACGTGCCGACACAGATCCTCACCCCCAGCGCCTGCGTCAACCAGTCGtcctgccgcggccgcgacgtcgcctACGTCTTCagcccgtcatcgtcgacgtcgcgcgacggcgtgcgcttcctcgccctcaacTACTCCTcgggcatcgacgccggcgcggagcccAAGCCCGTGTCCACCACCGCATCCTTGCCCTTTCTCCAAGACGCcgagtcggcgacgacggcctttggcgcggcgcgggcggctaGTGGCGAGGTGCTCGTCTTTGCCGGCGCGTGCGACggtcccggcggcgacgtctggAGCTACACACCCGGCGGCAAcaatggcgacgacaaggacgtCAAGTGGCAgcggaggacgacgacgaggaaacaaggaggggcggcgggaggaagCACGCAGGGACCATACTTTCTGGGCGGAACGCTCGCCTTCTCGTCCAAGCTGGCGCCCACCATGGACGAGCCGACGCTTTACACGTACGGCGGCatgtgcgcgccgccgtcgacgtcaacgGCCAAGACGCAGGACTGGCAGTCCAACGCAAACTACACcaagacgatgatgagccTCTCCCCGGCAGCCGCGCAGGATGGCGGCTACAATCTGGGCGTGGCGTCTGTGCTAggcccgcgctcgcccttTGCGGGCTTCTCGGTGAcgcagctgccgccctcggtgACCAACATATCGGGGACCGTGACGCAGCAGGCGAGCTTCGTGTTTCTCGGCGGGCACACGCAGTGGGCCTTTATCAACAtgagcacggcggccgtctggAGCCTGCCCGAGGAGACGTGGTCGTACGTCAACgtgcagccgccgtcgccaccgccatcgacggccgcgggtgAGATtaggaaggagaagaaggcggcagTGGCGACGACACCAGACAACGTGTACAGCCGGTCGGGCCACACGGCGGTGCTcagcgaggacggcggctcCGTCGTTGTACTCGGCGGCtgggtcggcgacgtgggcaCGCCGGCGGAGCCGCAGCTCGCGGTGCTCGAGATGAGCCAGGCGTACAGCTCCTGGCGATGGCGCATCCCCGAGACGCAGCCGGAGAGCGGCATCtacggccacggcgcggcgatgctgcccgGCAACGTCATGGTCGTGTATGGCGGGTGGGAGACCAAGAACAtaaccacgacgacgacgaagcagAAGCGCCAAGACGcccccgcgacggcatcgtcgctgcGCTTCTTGAACCTGACGTCCATGGCGTGGACCTCGTCGTACACGAACCCCCACGCGGcagggagaggcggcggcggcgacgacgagtccCACGACGCACCCGGGTCGGACGGATCATCAAAGTCACggcgcctcgggctcgggctcgggctggggctgggcctcgcgctgctactcggcgtcgtcttcgggTTCCTGCTCTGGCGcatgcggcagcggcggaagCAGGCGcggcacgacgaggcggtgcgggccatggccgaggacgcgcgaCACTTCCTCCACGACGGTGACATGATGGAGCGCGACGACTTTCTCTTTGGCTGGGGCGGCCAGCGGGACTGGCGTaccggcggccagcagcagcagggaggcgacgggcggtcGCTGGGATACGAGAGCCtccggggcgccgccggaggagcgggaggacgggcctcgctcgacgccggctcGAGTTCCATTGCCCGGAAGCCCCtggccggcggaggcgccaCCCGAGGCATGATGATGCGCAATGGCTATCAGCCGGCGCTGCCTGCGGACGGTGGGCGATTCAGCGGCACGTTCGCGTCGCCACCGGGCGTCATCCATCCgatcctcgaggacgacgaggacgagtactacggccatgacgagcagcACGAGAACGAGCACGAGCATGCGAATctggcgtcggcagcagcagcggcgccgctgacgccCACCTCGGAGGCGCACTCGGATCCCTTCGCCACGCCcgtcacggccacggcgccgcccgtcatcttcttccccacgacggcggcggcggcgacggggggcgGCCTCCGGACGTCGAGCCCGGACAGCAGgggcagcaacaacagcagtCCCGTCCGGCGCACCGATCCGGATGTCCAGGACTGGGTGTCGGACGTGGACGCCGCGgacgcgctgctcgcgcgATACAGCTCGACTcgccagcagcatcagcagcagcaacagcagcaacagcagcagtcatcgtcgttgctgcagcagggccgcGTGTCGCCAACGCGCCGCGGATCGAATCGCTCGACCCTCACActcggcctgcgcgacgacgactcgcgCACCGGCTCCAACCTGTCCGAGTCGGCGCGCAGTGCGGCCGACAGTCTGcgccgctccgcctcgggTCGCCGCTCCGGAggcttcctcctcggtctcggcctcggcggcggcggtgagcACTCCAAGCCCgggagcagctcctcgagcagctaCAACACGGCGCGGTCCGGCTTTGGcgcgctgcaggccgaggcgccgggcCTGCTCATGGGtagcagtggcggcggcgctcgaacgacggcaccggccagcccgacgggatggggaggcggcgcggcgaccgGAGACCacaacaacgacgatgacgacgagtacGCGCTCCCGCCCGGCTCGCCGTCCAAGTCCAAgccaccgtcgcggcgcacgtGGCTGGGCTCGCTGCGGCGCGTCTtctccggcagcggcagcggcagcagcggcgcgtcgccggccagcgcatctcgcgaggagctcgactCTCACCAACACCATCAGTACCAGCAGGCTAGCAGCGGTGCCGCGCTGAtgacggccggcgcgggggcgctgagcggcgagctgctccgCCGGAAGCAGGGCCGACATGACTGGCAGgactcgggcgacgagggcggtggcggtaGCAGCACGGTCGGTATGGGAGCAGCagggagaagaggaagaagaagcgagcaccacggcggcgacgacgacgacggggcgcgAGAAAAGGACGAGTGGGATATCGAGCGGGCGGTGGAGCAGCGGCTGGTGCAGGTCATGTTCACGGTGCCTAAGGAGCGCCTGCGCGtggtcaacgccgccgcggacgacggcgacgacgataacgaggatgatgatgataatggTGGTGCGGACAACCGGGCGTTGGGCAAGCCGCccgtgacggtgacggctcagcagcgcggccaggAACACGTCGCCCCAGCCGAGGCGTTGCGGGAGCCGCACGTCGCGGAGCTGGTCGACCCGTCGAGCACGGACACgagcacgccgacgacgacgacgaccaagtCTTCGctgcgctcggcggcgtcgcgagAGGGCGGGTTGCGGCTAgcaggcgagcagcagcaacggcaggaggagggcggcgatgccaccaccgccacgcaGAGAGATGTCGGCACACCAGGCGCCGCGGGTGATGCTGCCAACATgaccgccatcgtcgtcgataCGAGCAAGGACGTTGGTGGCGTTGAAGACAAGAACGACAAGCACgatcaccatcatcatcatcacgaccATAACGACGAgaaagacgacgaagatgaagaCGTCCACGACAGCAGCTTCCTCAGCGgcatcggcagcggcgacggcggcagcgcgcgggCCAAGCATCAGAGCCACGCCGGCACCgtcagcagcggcggcggcgactacCTAGGCGTGATGGAcgggacgacgaccatgTCGAACCCGCGCCTGTCGCACTCGACGGAcgggtcgtcgtggcgcgGAGACCGGTCGTCGGGCGTCTTcatgacggccgaggcggtgaCGTTTGAGCGCCCGCGGATGCGCATGACGCGCGTGCGCGACATGGTGGACCGGTACGAgacgcgcagcgccgaggcgagTCCCGTGCGGAGCCAGGCGGACAGCCCGACGAGGGGGACGCACCGCTCGTCATGATGGGGAAACaaagggggggtgggtggtggtgttcAACACCACACTGGAGTTTTcatgctgttgctgttgctgctgcttttTCTGGTTCTCCGTTTACGAAATGCTTTGTGTGCAGAGAGAGGGGAGTGAGTGGCCCACGCGCGGTTCACTCGCGGGCGGTTTGCCTGGCATTTGGTCAATACGGCGAGTGAGTTTCACGGTTTCTTCATTTTTTATACCACGATATTGTCCCTGTGGTGGAGAAAGAGAGGTGGTGTGTTTATTTGCCCCTCCTTCTTGGGGGCAGGGAGCAAAAGGAAGGGGTATGTAtacacgcgcgcgcaaacGGCTTTGGGGATGGGAATCAAAGGTCTATATTCGTGCATGTACGTATGTCTATATGTAttgcatgtatgtatgtttgcgagtatgtatgtatatgtGTATATgcgtgtatgtgtgtgtatacagtatacttgAAGACGTACAAGacagaaaggggggggggctactaggtacctacgcTCACTCATAGGAACCGTTGGCGTTTTCCCTCATTGTGTTTAGTTAGGGTCTAGGATCGGGATGTGATGTGGTGatacctgcctgcctgccttggcCGTTGCGTCGGTATTTATGTCCTGCGCGTATCCGTGTATCCATGTGTCGACATGTCCCTCGCGGCCCGTCTCtatccccctccccccttctctaAACTGCCATTCTATTCTCCAAACCGTGTACCGTTTCCTGCAGCGCTGTCCGTGCATCTGCGCGTACGAATCTACATCATATCCTTCTAGCAGTCTCCTGTCTAAAAAGCGGCAAAGCAGCTGCTACCCTGAAAAGAAACTGGCAAAAGCAGCTACACCTTGACGCCGAGCTTCTTGTTCCACGCCAGGACCGCCTCgatggcctgcctgccgggAAAGTCaaagatgacgacgccggtgCGGCGCGCCTCGGGGACGCGCTCAAAGTCGCGGACCCACTGGCCCGTCATGTCGTTCATGCCCGTGACGGTGCGGTTGAggggccccgcggcggcctcgacgggcaGGACGCCGATGGAGGCGGAGACGTGGGCGAGGTAGAGGCGGGCgttgtcgagggcgtcggtggcggcgcgctcgagggcggtgcGGATGGCGGTCCACTTCTCGGCGAGGTGGTAGACGTCGGGGACGATCcaggcgtcctcgagcgccatCTGCGGGCCGTCCCAGGCGAGCCCGTAGGAAGGGGCCccctgcgacgacgaggcaaagTCCTGCAGCAGGAAGACGCGCGAGCGCAGGGCGCCGAGCGTGGGGATGGGGGCGCTGCGGTTGTCGTACAGGTACAGGTGGTCAGCAAGGTGGTTGTTGCGTGGTtgccgctcgccgctgctgccgccgccgccgccgcggtagTAGCCGACAAAGGCCTCCTCAAACGTCTTGGAGTTGTTGGcgccgacggggcggccctcctccttgaggCGCATGACCAAGGCCTCGGAGgggttggcgacgaggaaggcgagCACGTCGCGCAGGACGTCGGCGAAGCTGAAGCCCGTGtagccgtcgccgtggtaaatgtgcagctcgtcgtcgcgcaggcgggcgcggatGTCGAGGTAgcgcaggccggcgtcgagctggacGCTGAGGTTCCAGTTCTGGCAGTTGAGGACGGggtcgcggcgcagcaggccgtACGTCATGGTGTCGTGGGTGCCGGGGATGCTGAGGCTGGTGAGGTTGGTGTCGTCGGGgacggccgccatccacgccgGGTGGTGCCCGGCGTGCGCGTCGAAGCTCCACGCCGAGCGGTAGCCGCGGtagcagccgccgcggacgaggcaCGGCGCGACGGCCAAGAGGAGCAGGTAGAggagcgccatggcggcggcggcggcgagggcgaggagcggcgggacgcggcgtgcgcggacgggacgacgatgacggaggcgaggcggcggcgggagggggagcgAAAGCGATGGCAGCGACGGCTTGCCCATGATGGGAGGGGCGCGACGGACGTCTATATAGTAGCGTATAATTCGGGATGCTGGAGCAGGCACgactgctactgctgctcgtcgcctaCCGCTTCAACCGGGGCGGCTGCACACACGGCAAGGCACGGACGGCACCGCGGGGCTGAAGGGGGCCCCGGTGGAGAGCGGCGaccgggggcgggcgggcggagcgGTGAGGGAGAAGGATGGAGATGCAGGAAACGTGctgcaacggcggcgcgtcaCCGCATCGTGGTGAATTAGTAgttcggcgggcggggaggagtTGTCAACgggtgttggtggtgatgatgataatgatgcacggcgagggccaggcgAGGAGGCCACGGGCGGGATCGCACAGCCGCACGTGGGTAACCCGCGAGGCGCGGTTTGTCGTGGTCGGGTCGGGTGACGtgacggggggggggttgatggtggtgacTCGTTCGCGAatgtggatggatggatgtgaGTGGGCGTGATGTGATGGACGGTTGGATTGGCCTCCCCGTGACGGGACACGGAGCAGTGCAGCGCAATGCGGCGCaatgcagtgcagtgcagtgcagtgcagtgcagtgcagtgtaGTGGATGACGGAGCGAGGCCGCGTCCCCGGTCCGGCGTTGAGTGCCCGGA
Above is a genomic segment from Purpureocillium takamizusanense chromosome 2, complete sequence containing:
- a CDS encoding uncharacterized protein (TransMembrane:1 (o475-498i)~EggNog:ENOG503NU0Q), with the translated sequence MEQWSSSSSPAIVSAAAEQAHAFPYVPTQILTPSACVNQSSCRGRDVAYVFSPSSSTSRDGVRFLALNYSSGIDAGAEPKPVSTTASLPFLQDAESATTAFGAARAASGEVLVFAGACDGPGGDVWSYTPGGNNGDDKDVKWQRRTTTRKQGGAAGGSTQGPYFLGGTLAFSSKLAPTMDEPTLYTYGGMCAPPSTSTAKTQDWQSNANYTKTMMSLSPAAAQDGGYNLGVASVLGPRSPFAGFSVTQLPPSVTNISGTVTQQASFVFLGGHTQWAFINMSTAAVWSLPEETWSYVNVQPPSPPPSTAAGEIRKEKKAAVATTPDNVYSRSGHTAVLSEDGGSVVVLGGWVGDVGTPAEPQLAVLEMSQAYSSWRWRIPETQPESGIYGHGAAMLPGNVMVVYGGWETKNITTTTTKQKRQDAPATASSLRFLNLTSMAWTSSYTNPHAAGRGGGGDDESHDAPGSDGSSKSRRLGLGLGLGLGLALLLGVVFGFLLWRMRQRRKQARHDEAVRAMAEDARHFLHDGDMMERDDFLFGWGGQRDWRTGGQQQQGGDGRSLGYESLRGAAGGAGGRASLDAGSSSIARKPLAGGGATRGMMMRNGYQPALPADGGRFSGTFASPPGVIHPILEDDEDEYYGHDEQHENEHEHANLASAAAAAPLTPTSEAHSDPFATPVTATAPPVIFFPTTAAAATGGGLRTSSPDSRGSNNSSPVRRTDPDVQDWVSDVDAADALLARYSSTRQQHQQQQQQQQQQSSSLLQQGRVSPTRRGSNRSTLTLGLRDDDSRTGSNLSESARSAADSLRRSASGRRSGGFLLGLGLGGGGEHSKPGSSSSSSYNTARSGFGALQAEAPGLLMGSSGGGARTTAPASPTGWGGGAATGDHNNDDDDEYALPPGSPSKSKPPSRRTWLGSLRRVFSGSGSGSSGASPASASREELDSHQHHQYQQASSGAALMTAGAGALSGELLRRKQGRHDWQDSGDEGGGGSSTVGMGAAGRRGRRSEHHGGDDDDGAREKDEWDIERAVEQRLVQVMFTVPKERLRVVNAAADDGDDDNEDDDDNGGADNRALGKPPVTVTAQQRGQEHVAPAEALREPHVAELVDPSSTDTSTPTTTTTKSSLRSAASREGGLRLAGEQQQRQEEGGDATTATQRDVGTPGAAGDAANMTAIVVDTSKDVGGVEDKNDKHDHHHHHHDHNDEKDDEDEDVHDSSFLSGIGSGDGGSARAKHQSHAGTVSSGGGDYLGVMDGTTTMSNPRLSHSTDGSSWRGDRSSGVFMTAEAVTFERPRMRMTRVRDMVDRYETRSAEASPVRSQADSPTRGTHRSS
- a CDS encoding Phosphatidylinositol diacylglycerol-lyase (COG:S~EggNog:ENOG503P77X), coding for MGKPSLPSLSLPLPPPPRLRHRRPVRARRVPPLLALAAAAAMALLYLLLLAVAPCLVRGGCYRGYRSAWSFDAHAGHHPAWMAAVPDDTNLTSLSIPGTHDTMTYGLLRRDPVLNCQNWNLSVQLDAGLRYLDIRARLRDDELHIYHGDGYTGFSFADVLRDVLAFLVANPSEALVMRLKEEGRPVGANNSKTFEEAFVGYYRGGGGGSSGERQPRNNHLADHLYLYDNRSAPIPTLGALRSRVFLLQDFASSSQGAPSYGLAWDGPQMALEDAWIVPDVYHLAEKWTAIRTALERAATDALDNARLYLAHVSASIGVLPVEAAAGPLNRTVTGMNDMTGQWVRDFERVPEARRTGVVIFDFPGRQAIEAVLAWNKKLGVKV